A DNA window from Brassica napus cultivar Da-Ae chromosome C1, Da-Ae, whole genome shotgun sequence contains the following coding sequences:
- the LOC106352157 gene encoding transcription factor bHLH103, giving the protein MQTHHQYHNLHASFNISKAVKRNKTKPNNLLNQQDMTEEFETVGVRTGPWWSFPNGMFSGLSQPHSTEISIDIGGFEWQNIDNIDAETYDKSYTSTLSSNTNLDSTSQVNAWNQYNHREEERFDPISSFLEGLFDNSELSVPSVKRELLESFHFFEDVFLNESRTVSVFDHEIGDKHEEENQAWKSLITCKRTSEKTKDLEDIESLPPLKRPRLETPTQFPSFKVRKEKLGDRITALQQLVSPFGKTDTASVLHDAIEYIKFLREQITVSSNPQLNSKGSGEQKQRSYNGTHAEDSSPRQDLRSRGLCLMPISSTFSTSPLHFGLI; this is encoded by the exons ATGCAAACCCATCATCAATATCATAATCTTCATGCAAGCTTCAATATTTCCAAGGcagtaaaaagaaacaaaactaaaccaaataACTTACTTAACCAACAGGACATGACAGAAGAATTTGAAACCGTCGGAGTTCGCACCGGACCATGGTGGAGTTTCCCCAACGGCATGTTCTCCGGCTTGTCTCAGCCACATTCTACTGAAATATCCATCGATATTGGCGGATTTGAATGGCAAAACATTGATAATATCGATGCCGAAACCTATGACAAGAGCTATACTTCTACGTTATCAAGCAATACAAATCTTGATTCCACCTCACAAGTCAATGCTTGGAACCAATATAACCA tcgtgaagaagaaagattcgATCCGATAAGTAGTTTCTTAGAAGGATTGTTTGATAATAGTGAACTATCGGTTCCTAGTGTGAAACGAGAACTACTCGAAAGCTTTCACTTCTTCGAAGACGTTTTCTTGAACGAATCAAGAACCGTATCAGTCTTTGATCACGAGATTGGAGACAAACATGAGGAAGAAAATCAAGCCTGGAAGAGTCTAATTACTTGCAAA AGAACCAGTGAAAAAACTAAAGACCTCGAAGATATTGAGTCATTACCGCCATTAAAAAGGCCTAGACTCGAGACACCAACACAATTTCCGAGCTTCAAA GTTCGTAAAGAGAAACTCGGAGATCGAATCACCGCGCTTCAGCAGTTAGTTTCACCCTTTGGCAAG ACAGACACTGCTTCTGTCCTCCATGATGCTATAGAGTACATCAAGTTTCTTCGAGAACAAATCACT GTCTCGAGTAATCCACAACTGAACTCTAAAGGATCTGGTGAACAGAAGCAG AGGTCATACAATGGTACTCATGCTGAAGACTCTAGTCCACGACAAGATCTTCGAAGCCGTGGTCTTTGTCTGATGCCGATTTCAAGTACTTTCTCCACCTCTCCGCTGCATTTTGGACTCATCTAA
- the LOC106348624 gene encoding U-box domain-containing protein 8 — MAFELPNDFRCPISLEIMSDPVIIQSGHTFDRVSIQKWIDSGNRTCPISKLPLSESPSLIPNHALRSLISNFAHVSPEQEDHSHSQSHPSISTLVSRSSSRESRLESLTRLVRLTKRDSSVRRKVTESGAVRAVLDCVDSVDRALQEKSLSLLLNLSLEDDNKVGLVADGVVRRIVAVLRVGSPDCKAVAATLLTSLAVVEVNKATIGSYPDAISALVSFLRHGNDRERKESATALYALCSFPDNRKRVVDCGSVGILVEAADSGMERAVEVLGLLVKCRGGREEMSRVSGFVEVLVNVLRNGSLKGIQYSLFILNCLCCCSREIVEEVKREGVVEICFGLEDNESEKVRRNATNLVHTLLGNPMEA; from the coding sequence ATGGCGTTCGAGCTCCCAAACGATTTCAGGTGCCCGATCTCCCTCGAGATTATGTCCGACCCGGTTATCATCCAATCGGGTCACACTTTCGACCGCGTCTCCATCCAAAAGTGGATTGATTCCGGCAATCGGACATGCCCCATCTCCAAGCTCCCCTTGTCTGAAAGCCCTTCCCTGATTCCCAACCACGCCCTGAGGAGCTTAATCTCGAACTTCGCTCACGTCAGCCCCGAGCAAGAAGATCACTCCCACTCCCAATCCCACCCCTCAATCTCCACTCTCGTTTCCCGATCGTCGTCTCGCGAGTCGAGGCTCGAGTCGCTGACCCGGCTCGTCCGCCTCACGAAGCGAGACTCGTCTGTACGGAGGAAAGTCACCGAGTCGGGAGCGGTTCGCGCGGTTTTGGACTGTGTTGACTCGGTCGATCGGGCTTTGCAGGAAAAGTCTCTGTCTTTGCTTCTGAATCTCAGTTTGGAAGACGATAACAAAGTGGGTTTGGTCGCCGACGGTGTGGTGAGACGGATAGTCGCGGTTTTACGGGTCGGGTCGCCCGATTGCAAAGCGGTTGCCGCTACTCTGCTAACGAGTTTAGCTGTCGTGGAGGTGAACAAAGCGACTATTGGGTCGTACCCCGATGCGATCTCTGCTCTTGTTTCTTTTCTCCGGCACGGGAATGACCGGGAGAGGAAGGAGTCGGCGACGGCTCTTTACGCTCTCTGCTCGTTTCCGGATAATAGAAAACGGGTTGTGGATTGCGGGTCGGTGGGGATACTTGTTGAGGCGGCTGATTCGGGGATGGAGAGAGCGGTGGAGGTGTTGGGGCTTTTGGTTAAGTGTAGAGGAGGGAGAGAGGAGATGAGTAGAGTGAGTGGCTTTGTTGAGGTGTTGGTTAACGTTTTGAGGAATGGGAGTTTGAAAGGGATTCAGTATTCTCTGTTCATCCTCAATTGCTTGTGTTGTTGTAGCCGAGAGATCGTTGAGGAGGTTAAGAGGGAAGGTGTGGTTGAGATATGCTTTGGTTTGGAGGATAATGAGAGTGAGAAAGTCAGGAGGAATGCTACTAACTTAGTCCATACTTTACTTGGGAATCCGATGGAAGCTTAA
- the LOC106348625 gene encoding receptor-like serine/threonine-protein kinase SD1-8 encodes MKVKSSNLHIIFSTKRERKNKNTRMLCGDMRGVLFPVLLLFPAFSFSANTLSATESLTISSNKTISSPGNIFELGFFKPSSSSRWYLGIWYKAISKRTYVWVANRDHPLSTSTGTLKISDSNLVVVDGSDTAVWSTNLTGGGDVRSPVVAELLDNGNFVLRDSNNNDPDVVLWQSFDFPTDTLLPEMKLGWDLKTGFNRFLRSWKSPDDPSSGDYSFKLETRGFPEAFLWNKASQVYRSGPWNGIRFSGVPEMQPFDYIEFNFTTSNQEVTYSFHITKDNMYSRLSLSSTGSLQRFTWIEAIQNWNQFWYAPKDQCDDYKECGTYGYCDSNTYPVCNCMRGFEPRNPQAWGLRDGSDGCVRKTALSCKGGDGFVRLKKMKLPDTAATSVDRGIGIKECEEKCKSDCNCTAFANTDIRGGGSGCVVWIGDILDTRNYAKGGQDLYVRLAATDLEDTTNRNAKIIGSCIGVSVLLLLCFIFYRFWKRKQKRSIAIETSFVDQVRSQDLLMNEVVIPPSRRHISRENKTDDLELPLMDFEAVAIATDNFSNANKLGQGGFGIVYKGRLLDGQEIAVKRLSKMSVQGTDEFKNEVKLIARLQHINLVRLLGCCVDEGEKMLIYEYLENLSLDSHLFDKTRSCKLNWQKRFDITNGIARGLLYLHQDSRFRIIHRDLKASNVLLDKDMTPKISDFGMARIFGRDETEANTRKVVGTYGYMSPEYAMDGIFSTKSDVFSFGVLLLEIISGKRNKGFYNSDHDLNLLGCVWRNWKKGKGLDIVDPIILDSSPSTYRPLEILRCIKIGLLCVQERANDRPTMSSVVMMLGSETAAIPQPEQPGYCVGRSPLDTDSSSSNQRHDESWSVNQMTVSVIDPR; translated from the exons ATGAAAGTCAAATCCTcaaatttacatataattttctcaacaaagagagagagaaaaaacaagaacacaagaatgTTGTGTGGAGACATGAGAGGTGTACTCTTCCCCGTCTTACTTCTGTTCCCTGCGTTCTCTTTCTCTGCCAACACTTTGTCGGCCACAGAATCTCTAACCATCTCAAGCAACAAGACCATTTCGTCTCCTGGTAATATCTTCGAGCTTGGTTTCTTCAAACCCTCTTCGTCTTCTCGTTGGTATCTCGGGATATGGTACAAGGCAATCTCCAAGAGAACCTACGTATGGGTTGCAAACAGAGACCATCCTCTCTCCACTTCGACCGGAACTCTCAAAATCTCCGACAGTAACCTCGTGGTCGTCGATGGATCAGATACAGCTGTTTGGTCGACAAATCTTACCGGAGGAGGAGATGTGAGATCTCCGGTGGTGGCAGAGCTTCTTGATAACGGTAACTTCGTGCTCAGAGACTCTAACAACAACGATCCAGATGTAGTTTTGTGGCAGAGTTTCGATTTTCCGACAGATACTTTACTTCCGGAGATGAAACTCGGTTGGGATCTCAAAACCGGGTTTAACCGGTTCTTGAGATCGTGGAAAAGTCCTGATGATCCATCAAGCGGCGATTACTCGTTCAAACTCGAGACAAGAGGGTTTCCGGAGGCTTTCTTGTGGAACAAAGCGTCGCAAGTGTACCGGAGCGGTCCGTGGAATGGAATCCGGTTTAGTGGTGTACCGGAAATGCAACCGTTCGATTACATAGAGTTCAACTTTACAACGAGTAATCAAGAAGTGACTTACTCATTCCATATCACCAAAGACAACATGTACTCCAGATTAAGTTTGAGCTCCACGGGGTCACTACAACGGTTCACTTGGATTGAAGCAATACAGAACTGGAACCAGTTCTGGTACGCACCAAAAGACCAATGTGATGATTACAAAGAGTGCGGAACTTACGGTTACTGCGATTCCAACACGTATCCGGTTTGTAACTGTATGAGAGGGTTTGAGCCGAGGAATCCACAGGCGTGGGGGTTAAGAGATGGGTCTGATGGTTGCGTGAGGAAGACGGCTCTGAGTTGTAAGGGTGGAGATGGGTTTGTGCGgttaaagaaaatgaaattgcCGGATACTGCGGCCACTAGTGTGGATAGAGGTATAGGGATTAAAGAATGTGAAGAGAAGTGCAAAAGTGATTGTAATTGTACTGCGTTTGCTAATACGGATATCCGAGGTGGTGGATCGGGTTGTGTTGTGTGGATCGGAGATATTTTGGATACCCGGAATTATGCTAAGGGTGGTCAGGATCTTTACGTTAGGTTGGCTGCTACTGATCTCG AGGACACGACGAACCGAAATGCAAAAATCATAGGCTCATGCATTGGAGTGAGCGTTTTGCTTCTTTTATGTTTCATCTTCTACCGCTTTTGGAAAAGGAAGCAGAAGCGATCAATAGCAATTGAAACATCATTTG TTGATCAAGTGAGGAGCCAAGATTTGCTAATGAACGAAGTGGTAATACCTCCTAGTAGGAGACATATATCgagagaaaacaaaacagaTGATCTCGAATTGCCATTAATGGACTTTGAAGCTGTTGCCATTGCAACTGACAATTTCTCTAACGCCAACAAGCTCGGTCAAGGTGGTTTCGGTATAGTTTACAAG GGTAGGTTACTTGACGGGCAAGAAATAGCTGTAAAAAGACTGTCGAAAATGTCCGTACAAGGGACTGATGAGTTCAAGAATGAGGTGAAACTCATTGCAAGGCTTCAGCACATAAACCTTGTTCGTCTTCTTGGATGTTGCGTCGATGAGGGCGAGAAGATGTTGATCTACGAGTATTTGGAGAATCTTAGTCTCGATTCTCATCTCTTTG ACAAGACTCGAAGCTGTAAGCTAAATTGGCAGAAGAGATTTGATATTACAAATGGTATTGCTAGAGGGCTTCTATATCTTCACCAAGATTCACGGTTTAGGATTATCCATAGAGACTTGAAAGCGAGCAATGTGTTGCTTGATAAAGATATGACTCCAAAGATCTCGGATTTTGGGATGGCTAGGATCTTTGGACGGGATGAGACAGAAGCTAATACGAGGAAGGTGGTCGGAACTTA CGGCTATATGTCCCCGGAATATGCGATGGATGGAATATTCTCTACAAAATCAGATGTTTTCAGCTTCGGTGTTTTGCTTCTTGAGATCATAAGTGGCAAGAGGAACAAAGGATTCTACAACTCTGACCATGACCTTAATCTTCTTGGTTGT GTGTGGAGGAACTGGAAAAAAGGGAAAGGGCTAGACATCGTAGATCCGATCATCTTAGATTCTTCACCATCAACGTACCGTCCACTTGAAATCTTGAGATGCATAAAGATTGGACTCTTATGCGTTCAAGAACGTGCAAACGACAGACCAACGATGTCTTCGGTGGTTATGATGCTAGGAAGTGAAACCGCGGCTATTCCTCAGCCTGAACAGCCAGGTTATTGCGTTGGGAGAAGTCCTCTTGACACTGATTCATCATCGAGTAACCAGCGGCATGACGAATCTTGGTCTGTGAACCAAATGACTGTATCGGTCATTGACCCTCGGTGA
- the LOC125580676 gene encoding G-type lectin S-receptor-like serine/threonine-protein kinase B120, whose amino-acid sequence MRIFRKTLVSFPLFIFLFLYESSTAQDTIRRDKFLRDGSTHKPLVSPQKTFELGFFSPGSSPGRYLGIWYGNIEDKAVVWVANRENPISDRSGVLTISNDGNLVLLNGQNITVWSSNITSTNNDNNRVGSIRDTGSFELIEVSSERVIWESFNHPTDTFLPHMRVRVNPQTGDNLAFVSWRSENDPSPGNFSLGVDPSGAPEIVLWGRNNTRRWRSGQWNSAIFTGIPNMALLTNYLYGFKLSSPPDETGSVYFTYVPSDPSVLLRFKVLHNGTEEELRWNETSKRWTKFQAAPESECDKYNRCGSFGICDMKGSNGICSCVDGYEPVSLGSWSRGCRRRTPLRCERNVSNVGEDEFLTLKSVKLPDFETPEHSLADPEDCKDRCLKNCSCTAFTFVNGIGCMIWNQDLVDLQQFEAGGSSLHVRLADSEIGESKKTKIVVIVAVLVGVLLLGIFALLLWRFKRKKDVSGTYCGHDADTSVVVVDMTKAKDTTTAFTGSVDIMIEGKAVNTSELPVFCLKVIVKATNDFSRENELGRGGFGPVYKGVLEDGQEIAVKRLSGKSGQGVDEFKNEIILIAKLQHRNLVRLLGCCFEGEEKMLVYEYMPNKSLDFFIFDEMKQELVDWKLRFAIIEGIARGLLYLHRDSRLRIIHRDLKVSNVLLDGEMNPKISDFGMARIFGGNQNEANTVRVVGTYGYMSPEYAMEGLFSVKSDVYSFGVLLLEIISGKRNTSLRASEHGSLIGYAWFLYTHGRSEELVDPKIRATCNKREALRCIHVAMLCVQDSAAERPNMAAVLLMLESDTATLPVPRQPTFTTSTRRNSMDVNFALDSSQQYIVSSNEITSTVVLGR is encoded by the exons ATGAGAATCTTCCGCAAAACCCTAGTTTCATTTcctctcttcatcttcttatTCCTCTATGAATCTTCCACGGCTCAAGATACAATCAGAAGAGACAAGTTTCTTAGAGACGGCTCTACTCACAAACCTTTAGTCTCTCCACAAAAAACATTCGAGCTCGGTTTCTTCAGTCCCGGATCCTCCCCTGGCCGTTATCTTGGAATCTGGTACGGAAACATCGAAGACAAAGCTGTCGTTTGGGTAGCAAACAGAGAAAACCCTATTTCCGACCGATCTGGAGTTCTTACAATAAGCAACGACGGCAACCTCGTGTTACTAAACGGACAAAACATAACTGTCTGGTCTTCAAACATCACATCGACCAACAACGACAACAACAGAGTCGGATCTATACGTGATACAGGGAGCTTCGAGTTGATAGAAGTTAGCTCAGAGAGAGTCATCTGGGAGAGTTTCAACCACCCAACGGATACGTTCTTGCCTCACATGAGAGTTCGTGTGAACCCCCAAACCGGAGATAACCTCGCTTTCGTGTCGTGGAGATCAGAGAACGACCCTTCTCCTGGTAACTTCTCGCTGGGGGTTGATCCTTCAGGAGCACCAGAGATCGTCCTCTGGGGACGCAACAACACGAGGAGATGGAGAAGCGGGCAATGGAACTCAGCTATCTTCACGGGGATACCTAACATGGCTCTGTTAACGAACTATCTTTACGGGTTCAAGCTCTCTTCTCCACCGGACGAAACGGGTAGCGTGTACTTCACGTATGTTCCTTCGGACCCATCGGTTCTGCTTAGGTTTAAGGTTCTTCACAACGGGACCGAAGAGGAGTTGAGATGGAACGAGACTTCCAAGAGATGGACTAAGTTTCAGGCTGCTCCCGAGAGTGAGTGTGATAAGTACAACCGTTGTGGGAGTTTCGGTATATGTGACATGAAAGGATCTAACGGAATCTGTAGCTGTGTTGACGGTTATGAGCCAGTTTCTTTAGGGAGCTGGAGTAGAGGTTGTAGGAGGAGAACACCGTTGAGGTGTGAGAGGAACGTTAGTAATGTTGGAGAGGATGAGTTCTTGACTTTGAAGTCTGTGAAGCTGCCTGATTTTGAAACTCCTGAGCATagtcttgctgatcctgaggaTTGTAAAGATAGGTGTCTGAAGAACTGTTCTTGCACTGCTTTTACTTTTGTTAATGGTATTGGATGCATGATTTGGAACCAAGATTTAGTGGACTTGCAGCAGTTTGAAGCTGGTGGGTCTTCCCTTCATGTCCGTCTTGCTGATTCTGAGATAGGAGAGAGCAAAAAGACCAAGATTGTAGTGATTGTGGCggttcttgttggtgtgctttTGTTAGGAATCTTTGCTTTGCTTCTATGGAGATTCAAGAGAAAGAAAG ATGTTTCAGGAACATACTGTGGTCATGACGCCGATACAtcggttgttgttgttgatatgACTAAGGCCAAAGACACAACTACAGCGTTTACAGGATCAGTGGACATTATGATCGAAGGAAAAGCGGTTAACACATCAGAGTTGCCTGTTTTCTGTTTGAAAGTTATAGTGAAAGCTACTAACGACTTCAGCAGAGAGAATGAGCTCGGAAGAGGTGGATTCGGACCAGTCTACAAG GGTGTTCTTGAAGATGGACAAGAGATAGCTGTGAAAAGACTGTCTGGTAAATCTGGACAAGGAGTTGATGAATTCAAGAACGAGATCATTCTCATTGCAAAGCTTCAACATAGGAATCTTGTGAGATTACTTGGTTGTTGCTTTGAGGGTGAAGAGAAAATGCTTGTATACGAGTACATGCCTAACAAAAGCTTAGACTTCTTCATCTTCG ATGAAATGAAACAAGAGTTAGTAGACTGGAAACTTCGGTTTGCGATCATTGAAGGGATTGCAAGAGGGTTGCTTTATCTTCACAGAGATTCAAGATTGAGAATCATTCATAGAGATTTGAAAGTTAGCAATGTGCTGTTAGATGGAGAGATGAATCCAAAGATCTCAGATTTTGGTATGGCTAGGATCTTTGGTGGTAACCAAAATGAAGCTAACACGGTTCGCGTTGTTGGAACTTA TGGATACATGTCTCCAGAATACGCTATGGAAGGACTATTCTCGGTGAAGTCTGATGTTTACAGCTTCGGTGTCTTGTTGTTAGAGATCATAAGTGGGAAGAGGAACACAAGTCTTCGAGCTTCTGAACATGGAAGTCTCATTGGTTAT GCTTGGTTTCTGTATACACATGGGAGATCAGAGGAGCTTGTGGATCCAAAGATAAGGGCCACGTGCAATAAGCGTGAGGCCTTGAGATGTATACATGTGGCGATGCTATGTGTTCAAGACTCGGCTGCGGAGAGACCCAACATGGCTGCAGTTTTGTTGATGTTAGAGAGTGACACAGCGACGCTACCTGTGCCAAGACAACCAACGTTTACTACTTCCACCAGAAGGAACTCCATGGATGTCAACTTTGCTCTTGATTCAAGCcaacaatatattgtttcttCTAATGAAATCACTTCCACTGTTGTTCTTGGTCGATAG